A genomic segment from Flavobacterium litorale encodes:
- a CDS encoding prolyl oligopeptidase family serine peptidase → MKKTILITAMAVTASCTMNAQKIKYPETRKANTTDTYFGTTVTDPYRWLEDDMSAETAAWVKAQNKVTFNYLEQIPFRESIKNRMEELWNYERVSAPFKEGDYTYYYKNDGLQNQAVLYRKDKSDKEEVFLDPNTFSEDGTTSLGGISFTKDGSLVAYSISEGGSDWRKVFVMDTKTKKLIGNPIVDVKFSGVSWLGNEGFYYSSYDKPEGSELSAKTDQHKLYHHVLGTSQSDDRIVFGKEKSEKHRYVGGYVTEDQRYLVVSAANSTSGNKLFVKDLSKPNSELIAMVDNFNSDNGIIDTKGSTLYITTNYNAPNKRIVTVNAANPQQTNWKDLIPETDNVLSASTGADYIFAEYMQDAVSVVKQYNHKGELVREVALPGIGSAGGFGGKKDADVLYYSFTNYISPGTIYSYNPKTGKSEVYRKPKVDFNTDNYVSKQVFYTSKDGTKIPMIITHRKDVQLNGKNPTILYGYGGFNISLTPAFSIANAVWMENGGIYAVPNLRGGGEYGKKWHDAGTKMQKQNVFDDFIAAAEYLIDNKYTSSDYLAIRGGSNGGLLVGATMTQRPDLMKVALPAVGVLDMLRYHTFTAGAGWAYDYGTAEDSKAMFEYLKGYSPVHNVKKGVQYPATMVTTGDHDDRVVPAHSFKFAAMLQEYQKGSNPVLIRIGVNAGHGAGKSTAQTIEEYSDMQAFTLYNMGVKSNRK, encoded by the coding sequence ATGAAAAAAACAATATTAATTACTGCAATGGCTGTAACGGCTAGCTGTACTATGAACGCACAAAAAATTAAATATCCCGAAACCCGTAAAGCGAATACTACCGACACTTATTTTGGTACTACGGTTACAGACCCTTATCGTTGGTTGGAAGACGATATGTCGGCAGAAACAGCAGCGTGGGTAAAAGCACAAAACAAGGTTACTTTTAATTATCTGGAACAAATTCCTTTCCGCGAAAGCATTAAAAACCGTATGGAGGAGTTATGGAATTACGAAAGGGTTTCGGCTCCGTTTAAAGAGGGCGATTATACCTATTATTACAAAAACGATGGGTTACAAAACCAAGCCGTATTATACCGTAAAGATAAAAGTGATAAAGAGGAGGTTTTTTTAGACCCGAATACATTCTCTGAAGACGGAACAACATCGTTAGGTGGTATTAGTTTTACCAAAGATGGTAGTTTGGTTGCCTACTCCATATCCGAAGGCGGAAGCGACTGGCGTAAGGTTTTTGTAATGGACACCAAAACCAAAAAGCTAATAGGCAACCCTATTGTAGATGTTAAGTTTAGTGGTGTATCGTGGCTCGGTAACGAGGGTTTTTATTATTCCAGTTACGATAAACCCGAAGGCAGCGAGTTATCGGCAAAAACTGACCAGCACAAATTGTACCATCACGTACTAGGCACATCGCAATCGGACGATCGTATTGTATTTGGTAAAGAAAAGAGCGAAAAACACCGCTATGTAGGAGGTTACGTAACCGAAGACCAACGGTATCTTGTAGTATCGGCAGCCAACTCAACATCAGGGAACAAACTCTTTGTAAAAGACCTTAGTAAACCCAACAGCGAGCTAATTGCTATGGTAGATAATTTTAATAGCGATAATGGTATTATCGATACCAAGGGGAGCACATTATACATTACCACCAACTACAACGCGCCCAACAAGCGCATTGTAACCGTAAATGCAGCCAACCCACAACAGACAAACTGGAAAGACTTAATTCCAGAAACTGATAATGTACTATCGGCATCTACAGGGGCAGACTATATTTTTGCCGAGTACATGCAAGATGCCGTTTCGGTAGTAAAACAATACAACCATAAGGGCGAACTGGTACGCGAGGTAGCACTGCCCGGTATTGGTAGTGCCGGTGGTTTTGGCGGTAAAAAAGATGCCGATGTTTTGTATTACTCCTTTACCAACTACATAAGTCCTGGCACCATATATTCGTACAACCCTAAAACGGGGAAATCAGAAGTATATCGTAAACCGAAAGTCGATTTTAATACCGATAATTACGTGTCAAAACAAGTGTTTTACACCTCTAAAGACGGTACTAAAATACCCATGATTATTACGCACCGCAAAGATGTGCAGCTTAACGGTAAAAACCCAACCATACTGTATGGTTACGGTGGTTTTAATATTAGCCTTACCCCTGCCTTTAGCATTGCCAACGCCGTATGGATGGAAAACGGTGGTATTTATGCCGTACCTAACCTGCGCGGTGGTGGCGAGTATGGTAAAAAATGGCACGATGCAGGTACTAAAATGCAAAAGCAAAACGTGTTTGACGATTTTATTGCTGCCGCAGAATACTTAATTGATAATAAATACACCTCGTCTGATTATTTAGCGATACGCGGAGGCTCTAACGGCGGATTATTGGTTGGGGCAACCATGACACAACGCCCCGATTTAATGAAAGTAGCACTACCCGCTGTAGGTGTGCTTGATATGTTACGCTACCACACCTTTACCGCAGGTGCAGGCTGGGCATACGATTACGGTACTGCCGAAGATAGTAAAGCCATGTTTGAGTACCTAAAAGGCTACTCGCCAGTACATAATGTAAAAAAGGGGGTACAATATCCGGCTACAATGGTGACTACAGGCGACCACGACGACCGTGTTGTACCTGCACACAGCTTTAAATTTGCAGCCATGCTACAAGAGTATCAAAAAGGGAGTAATCCTGTACTTATTCGTATCGGGGTAAATGCAGGGCACGGTGCTGGAAAATCGACCGCACAAACTATTGAGGAGTATAGCGATATGCAAGCCTTTACGCTTTATAATATGGGCGTAAAATCGAATAGGAAATAG
- a CDS encoding lipid A deacylase LpxR family protein: MMLLYRSIALLVLSTTVLWAQKPAEMGAILDNDLYVSPVSDQYYTNGIALFYRYLGNAKNKKVAKKITEFRLGQQIYNPQSVRAEDINVNDRPFAGYLFAQAGINTYYISESVLKLNLQMGVVGPESGAEHLQEGLHSILGYPTVKGWQHQIKTLLAVQLNAFYSKKLFPNRNNNQTDFHLQANADVGTVFTGITAGGMMRINLNKYKGLVPVYNSGLHDATLSKDKTTYNGRRELFLFVNPNANYQFYDATIEGSLFNDDSPVTFPLIPLRFVGEVGVTYNYNNWNLSYSFNYFSKKLSNIVITGHYYGTITVGYLL; this comes from the coding sequence ATGATGTTGTTATACAGAAGTATTGCATTATTGGTATTATCCACAACGGTACTATGGGCGCAAAAGCCTGCCGAGATGGGTGCAATACTGGATAATGATTTATACGTATCGCCTGTTAGCGACCAATATTACACTAATGGTATTGCGTTGTTTTACCGCTATTTGGGCAATGCGAAAAACAAAAAAGTAGCCAAAAAAATTACGGAGTTTCGGTTGGGACAACAAATTTACAATCCACAATCGGTAAGGGCGGAGGATATTAATGTAAACGACCGCCCATTTGCAGGCTACCTTTTTGCGCAGGCAGGTATTAACACCTATTACATCAGCGAAAGCGTATTAAAGCTTAATTTACAGATGGGCGTTGTAGGTCCCGAATCGGGTGCAGAACATTTGCAAGAAGGGCTGCATAGTATTTTGGGGTATCCTACCGTTAAGGGGTGGCAGCATCAAATAAAAACACTATTGGCAGTACAACTCAACGCATTTTACTCCAAAAAACTATTCCCGAATAGGAATAACAACCAAACCGATTTTCATTTGCAGGCTAATGCCGATGTAGGTACGGTATTTACAGGTATTACAGCAGGTGGGATGATGCGCATTAACCTAAACAAGTACAAAGGATTAGTACCCGTATACAATTCGGGATTACACGATGCTACCCTGAGCAAAGATAAAACCACGTACAACGGGCGTAGGGAATTGTTTTTGTTTGTAAACCCCAATGCGAATTATCAGTTTTACGATGCTACGATAGAGGGCAGCTTGTTTAATGACGATAGTCCTGTAACTTTCCCGTTAATTCCGTTGCGCTTTGTGGGCGAAGTGGGTGTTACGTACAATTACAACAACTGGAATTTATCGTACTCCTTTAATTACTTCAGTAAAAAACTATCCAACATTGTAATAACAGGGCATTACTATGGTACTATTACTGTAGGGTACTTGTTATAA